Genomic DNA from Asterias amurensis chromosome 2, ASM3211899v1:
CATTGAGTATCAGGGGGTGGAGTGTGGAGGCGAGGATTCTAGATAACGGTGaaagtttgatttgaaattacttttttttgcgGTGTGGATTTTCTGGACCCACGCTGAGCTCACTATATGGAAAGAAATGAGAGACTTATTTTTGCGAGATCCAGTTTCAAAAAAACACTCGAGGTGCATACCATGAATGACAAATTGTTCAAGAGAGGTTCGAGAAGACGGTCGATAGCTAGGCCCTCTAGAAATATAGTCATTGCAGTTATAGGAGTCCGAAGGAAGCATGGTGAAATATCGTAGAAAAAACAGTACTCACAAAGCACAGCACAGCACATCAAATGGTGACATATGAAATAAGGCAAAACACTCTCGAGACTAGCTTTAGCCAACATGGTATACCGTCCCCAGCACACAACCACGGCGTAGCAAATGAGCCCAGTCGACCATGCTGCATAGATTTTCGTAATGGAAATTTCCAACTCAATCACGTGCTTACTTAGAGAAGAGCTATTGTAACACTTTAACAACTTGGTTATTCACATGCAAATTAACCAACGGAGCATGCAATCGCCACACCCAGATAACAAAGAAACTGGATCCAAAAACCGCGCGTCTTAATCACTGCGATCTCATAGTTGTAGCGATCAATGGAAACTTTGTGGGCTTTTACTTTCTGCCCTAAGTCACCTACACTACATCCAGGGGCCAGTTtaagacactgttggtaataacttaaaaatattttttagcataaaacctttggtaatgagcaatgaaaaGAAGTTGATAGTGttaatcattgtgagaaacggctctctctgaagtaaaacGTATGGTAGAAAAAGACGTGTATTCTAACGGCTAATTAGATTATTAAATAGTGGACCGAATTAGCTTTATGAAGAAGTAATCCTGGAAATTGGGAGACATCTAGTTCAATATAAACAGTAATTGTGGTCTTATCAACAACTAATAACTACACAATGAAAAAAGGTAAATGTCTGTACTGGTTTATTCGCACTGCATGGTGCATGGACATAACCGATCAAGATTTTCGAcggtatctcaaaaacactCAAACCTtaagaaatgaaatgttcacaactaatagttttattaaatatttctacttttatataggattaaaacaatcgaacggtgcCTTTCAGATCTGCTAAAAATTTAAACAGATTAATATGATATACTCTTGTATAGACCCCGTGTCTTTTAATAGCTTATTAGTGTTTTTAAGTTGAtggtacactgtaaaaaaattgggtaaacAAATGCCCACATTTTTATAcatttaagggcgaatagtgaactcctccaacttttgggcaaagtattacccatcaaagttgggcgctctgattgccaaataattgggtaatatttcatcatcaatagttgggcatattttggtaaccaacagttgggtaattttttgtttacccattttctgggtatttaataattatcaattacccacttattgggcgatgattttattcatgatctagttaaaatgtttaaccattttcggtgttatccaacaaatggtgaatgtatttaaccctttgatttacagtttctcctgtgatacgtcatacaaccaggcatgtaaaatatattttccacgatggcaaacggtggtgagttgtgaccttggcatctctatcaaaatcgtgagggtgctcagtggtttgtagatgctttggaaggttagtttttaactaaataaagtgtgtttcctgttcagttgttgtacacagtcgtgacagttgcagcgcaagcaatgcagtgatagttccatgcatgtatttcatacacaaagcaacacaacaaccacgcatacatgccacaaccggcgttgcacataatggcatgattaaactgaaactatcacagtagtgtcaatgtgttgctcgctctgcaattgtcacgactatatgtacgactgaatagaaaacacaacttcatatttagttaaaaactcaccttcaaattggatctatatccactggacaaccccgctcgtcacagccactcctccactcgccatgttggaaaatatctttgttctactgtttaatgcccaactttttggcaactctttaatcgtagtgcgcatgatcggacgattttgaccaactaatgtgcataattttaaccaacaatcgagattaattaaaattaccaaaaagttgcccaataaataagcaaaagtgtaaccaacagttatgatgaattcagattacgaaatattttcccaacacttgcccaacttttgtttcgctttttaaacaaagaatgggcaaacaaaatgtttgcccaacaagaccaattatttgttttgttgggtaattatcgaccaataattgttgacgttactttgcccaacaaatgatttgaccaacgtttttgcagtgtagaGAGACAAAATAACATTATTTGAAGCTTTACGCGAAACCCCACTCCAGAACTTTCTTATGTATACAAATTTGAATTTACATATAAATGCCCGCCATTTTCTATAAAGGAAGTCTTGAGTTGCACAAAAATGATGAATGGATTGACGCATGTCAAGTCTTCCTTACAAAAAACAAGTACCCCTTTTTCTACGAAGAGTGTTAAATCCTCTTTCAAATTCTCTTGGGTGGCAACTCATCAGTCATTTTGGCATATTTGAGAGAATTAGTAAAACATGataatatgttgagattttggttattatttgtgattttacccatatacaacgatgtgtgttagcactgtatatactcAACACTTGatcgagctctgtgaaaaaaaaaaaaaaaaaaaaaaacacaggcatattactcggatgggaaGCAACCCAAGAACTTTGCGATTCTAGAGTCTTAGACCGTTGGTTGGGCCACACACAGTTGGCCAATCACGGTTCACCAAACTTGCGGTAGTAATGTTGCATTAGAAAGTTCTATTCCTGAACCGGGTGAGTTTGTCCGTCATCATCCTCTATCCCAGCTTCgagttttttcaacagaggcaTCAAGAAGATCTGCAGAGTCACTGTGAATTGCAAGCCCGCCAAGACGTAGAACACCACCACTAAACTCCCCAATTCTTCGTACATCCAACCTTAATGTAGAAATGGAATATATAAATTGAAGAATTATTGGTTGCTTATGATTGCCTTTTGGTCCCAAAGTAGATGTGTTAAAGtggcatatttgtgtaaaggCACTCTAAGCCGTTTAGTGTCGATGGGGTCTTGGGTATCACAAAATGCTTTCTAATGGTACTCACTCCTTCAAGAGTGCTGATGTACATCTTTGGAAGTTTACCACACTATGTCAAACAAAAACTATATTGATAAATTTAAAAATCAggttaaaaaacacatttgtttaaTCAATGTTATCACAATGAATTTCATTCTTGTCTGTCATTTTCAATAATTGTATTTCTTTCTCACTTTACAGCGCCATCATGGACCTCATACGGTGATATTAGAAATAAAACGGTTCCTCagagattctgccccccccccccccgggtaaagaaaaaaatacactggttccctgtctttatccgcagtGATAAAAACATGAACCACCCCATCAAATCAAATGGTTTCACTGGACAGACATGCAGTGACGAAGGCTTCCATATCAGTGTTATGATGGTACGAAGTGATGTAGTTTGTACAACGtctgcttttttgttttttagtgttAAGCCTTTATCCATCCTTGCGGATAAGGAAAGGGACCAGTCTATTCGGAAATTAACATGTGCCAAAGGCAGgcggttgattcaaaagagggcgcaatCAGAACAAAtctgtacacagtttgccgtatGGGGGACAGAACCTCCTGGAGGACACATACTGATATCTAACTTAGATTGAGGAGGATGATACACAAATATAATTTGTCTCCAAGTCATGGACTTTTTAAGGGTTTGCCTAATTGGATGAACATAGATCTTACCGGCAAAAATTGGCCCTGCCAGATCACCTATGCCTCCAAACAAATCGGATATCCCAATCGCAGATGCGAAGTTGTGAAGGCCAACAATTTTGCGAAGAAGGACATAACTGACTGCACTGCACATCCCTGTGCCGATGCCCATGAAACACGCTGAGGCCACCAGTCCCCCGCCTCCCTCTGCCTGCGTGCAAAGTACTCCGATAGTGGAGAGCAACTGGGAAAAACCGAACACGGCTTCCGCTGATACATTCGGTCTGATAAGGAAGCCACTTATGGCCCGACCCCCAAGACTTCCAAAGCCCATAACACTGAGAAGATATGTAGCATCCAATGGCTCGAAGCCATAGTCCAAAGCCATGGGTACGATGTACACCACATAAACGATATAAACGATTGATAACTCTAGGTACATCAGACAGTACAATGTAAACCGATAGCTCTTCACGAGTAAATCCAGTCGTAATTCAGAGAGCAGCCTGTGAATATTTTTCATTAATGACAAACAACGCTTATCCTTGTCTACATGTAGATAAACTCGGTCGGGGACTTTTCCATCCAACAGTTCAGAATCATTTTGATGTTCGGTGGTAGTCTTAGCATGCCCTAGAGGACGATAGAGGGCGCCAACTGCACACACATTTAAACATATTGCACCTGTGATGAGCATGGTTCCCCTCCAACCGTACATATCGAGGAGTACACGAAGTACAGGCGGTGTCACGATCATACCCAAACCAATTCCAGAAGACGTGAAGCCACTGACTATGGCAAAGTACTTATTGAAGTACTGCGCAGAAGCAACCCCAGCGGCTGTGAAACATAATGCGATACCAAGTCCTGCCGTAACAAACAGAATATTCCAAATAGTTAATACATGTTTGTACATACCCTCACCACTCAttggtgttcaccgtctctagCTTAACTACGCAAGAGCTTGCACCTAAATATATTTTGACATCATATAGCAACTGTCTATGTAGTCCGAGGAACTCAAGATATAACTTGTGACCAACATTGTACCAAACAGTATGCAAATCTAAAACCTATTAGAAACGTATAAAACCCTGAATGAGTCTTTCATAATCAAAGCGTGTCAATATATTGCACACTAaagtgcaataaaaaaaaagaccgTCATTGGAACTTTAGAACGCGGGTAAAAGTGAACTTACCGGTGACAGCGCCTATCAAATACATTTGAAATATAGCCGTGGCCCAAAAGCTCAAAACGAGTGCAGCAAACATCAGAAAACCGCCACACATCCATGCAAATCTACATCCCAGGCGATTCACAACCACACTAGCCACAACAGCTGTCACAaaccacacaaaataattatttcgtaAGTTGAATATTATACtacaggagaaaaaaaacaagaccaaagtgggcccaatttcgattcatggctctgcttgccgcCGAATCCTGCGCTTAAGATCACTATTTTCCGCTTaaatgcaagcgccgaatttctgcgctagctgtgtgtATAAGCGTATtttgcgcacaagccaaaattccccacTTGACCCGTAAAATACGCTTGAGCACAgatttccctgcttccgtaagccaCGGAATTGGTCCCAGATCGTTGGCAACTGTGAGTAGTgaagtttacattttaaaaggCTGGTTGATTTCgctttgtattaatttttgtttttgcctgAAGCAGTATGCTTAAGTGTCGTTGTGGCCGAGCAAATAAGAGCTACACGTTCAAacgctggtgtttctgaccagcatAGTGTGGGTGCAAATAACTTAACTTAATTAATTTAACGTTGCATGTGTTGGGTTTCCTGTCACGagcaggtacatgtatacaccgTACCTGCAAAAAATGAAGATGAGGACATAATGCTGACTATTGCCCCGGTCTCAGCAGCACTGGAGTTGAAGTCAATTTGCCAGCTTGTGTAAAGAACCCCTGCACATCTCGTCAGTGCAGCCTGTAAGAAGTACACGATAAAGACCGCCACGACGATCACATAGCCCCACCCACCGTCTGGTGGGTCGCTGTCTTTGCCAACTGGCTTCGATGTTCGTCTACCTCTCGAGTTAGACATGGTCCTTTATCTGGGTGATCAACCAGTTGCATAAATCACAAAAGATGAATaatgcaaaatgttttaaaattatcaaTTAATTTACAGTATAGGGCATACATGGCTGTGTTCATTTAAAATCCAAAACAACAAAGACatcaactcagacatggacaacaaaaacagcaaaacagacaaggacattaataataataatatcgaagtcttatatagcgcacgtatctaccaaacaaggtactcaaggcgctcagtacatgtagatacaaactttcagaaagataggtaattgcagtgatgaattttgagacctaattagttagcaccttataagggtttaaaggtgctacggcgcattaagcagccacagccaggaacaccggggcgaacccattCTCTTATCGATAAGTGCTCTGGGTTCtttgcgttacataacacatgggaccaacggctttacgtcccatccgaaggacgaagcaatggtcaagtgtcttgcttaaggacacaggtgtcaacAAGTATCAActcaacaaaagaaacaaagacAGCAACTAATACATGAACAACAATGACATGAATATGGAAAACAGGAGTAAAATTTAAACGAAGTATAAATGGGAGCTGGATaaacacttaaaaaaataactattgCTGATGTTGTTCCATAGCTTAGAGAGAACGGGGAACAGGGCTGTTTTTATACCGGTTGGTTTTGCAGCGAAGAATTGAGAGGCGATTACTGTTTTTTAATTATGACTATATGAGTTTGTGTTCTTTGCTCAGGAATCCAGCTACTAAATTTATCACCTTTAGGAGTACACACAAATTTAGCACAGTTCCTCTCTcctagtataggttttctcggccaatttcggaaaaagagcagccaatttaactgTCAAACTATTCTATTtcttcgcgcgaaatcgaatgctactgaaaagggtcttTCGATTTCGGTTTattattagtcaaatgtaatgttgcgtcattcgatttaacaaaataatcatttaattaacaattcatcaaaccagcattcaaattcgcagtcgcttcttgaggcgtgtgtgtctcgaaaaagaatgacgatacactaaattgaacatagtgctaaaggaatttgactcgactcaaaacgaaattgaatggccgaattctgaatttgaaacgcagtaacaactagagaggcaaaacagctttaattcgaacgcatgaaaatgaaatgaaattggctgctcatttgccgaatttgaccgagaaaacctatattagcGAGGGTAGGGTACAGAGTGCACGCTCATTTAGTGATTGTCCATATATCCATTGTGTTGAGATCCGAGTATATTATTCTGCATGCTCTTTTTTGGAGCTGTTCATGGGTTTTACACTGTTGATGTGTAattggacaaacaaacaaacaatcaagcaGCACCAACAAACAATTTGGAAGTATGCAAACAAACGTCTTGGGAAAAACTTTTAATAGCGGATCTATAATCACAAGGCTTTTAAAACACCTGTAAGGCAAagtttataaacaaatattaaaacattaCCTTTAGTGTAACTGGTAACATTAATCTTACCAAAAGTCACAGTAGTGTGAACTGACTGTAATAACTAACTGGGTGAGCTTACTGTTGCCATGGAACACGTCGGCGCAGAATCCGTTTATGACGGTTATCGGGCGATATTTCAACACTAGCGCATAATGACAAACTTTGGTGCATTGTTCATAGTTCATAGTTCAATTTATTTCCACTTAATCActtaaaaatgaaaacacataACATTACAAGTGGGGGAGGGTCAATAATTTACAAATTCGTGACACTCTGGATTAAAGGACAAAATTGTGTACAGTTTTTCTAAAGGACCAGAGCAATTCTAGAGAGTTGTGCCCGGCTTAGGTGACCTAAAGCCAAGGTCAGCCTGAGGTCCAAAGTCACGAGCTGTATAAATGCAGATAATGATTGCAAATCACGGTTGACAAGCAATATTTTAACACTGTAAGCCTATAGAAATGCATTTAGGTCGTTTTTATGCAAAGATTTCggtcaaaatatattttagtaTTATTCTATTACAGCACGTTAATTCGGAGGTCCAATTCATTGTTCTATGTTCCACTCTAAATTATCTAAAATTTACCTTATAGGCTACCAGTACTTTTCCCCCATGTTTATGTTAAAGACTAAAATAAATGAGTATATAAATTACTACAACAGGCTACTAAAACAGTCATTTGCGTCTACATCAGACCAACGAACTCGAACCTGCTCTGTTTGCTGGGGTGGCGAGTTTGCTTGTTCTGTTGTTTGTTGATGCTAATAATATATATTTCTTAATAATTTCAATTACACTTTCTTCCAAAAAGGTGCTACACATTGATAAGTTGAAAATACCGGCAGGCCATTTTGTACAGTCAGGAAACGAACCAAAAGCCCTTGATTTATACTCCTGAAAACGTTGGTTCCCTTTCCGATAGCGGTCTTTATTCAATAAAACAGAAGATAAAAGTTGTAGCTTTGACTTTAGAATCTATAAACTAAGTGTTAAGCAAAGCTATCTGGTGTTGATTAACACATTTGAAATGCATAATTAATTATATGGTGGAACAATTCATCGGTGCTGGGCTTTTTCAAGCTAAGTTTCTTAAACACCGAATCTACAACATTTTCACCAACATCTTTTAggtcaaatttgttttattacctGCTCCTGCAATAGAAGCCTCAAACCGTGTCAAAAATTGTGGCTAccgctacagctacggctaagATTGTTGCTACGAACATTATTCCCAGTACACAAattcccattgaatcccattgagtCCCTTTGACATGtttaatgggattcaatgggatcctaTTGTTTTAATGGGATTTAACTGGGTCCATTGAACCCCATTTAGTCACAAATTCCATACCAATCCCATTAAATCCAATTAATCCCATTACTGCTTTTAGTAGTGGATAAACCTGACTGAGACAAAACTGACGCAGTAATAGTTTCATTCTGAAACCATAATTCTGACCAT
This window encodes:
- the LOC139952685 gene encoding monocarboxylate transporter 3-like, whose product is MSNSRGRRTSKPVGKDSDPPDGGWGYVIVVAVFIVYFLQAALTRCAGVLYTSWQIDFNSSAAETGAIVSIMSSSSFFAGLGIALCFTAAGVASAQYFNKYFAIVSGFTSSGIGLGMIVTPPVLRVLLDMYGWRGTMLITGAICLNVCAVGALYRPLGHAKTTTEHQNDSELLDGKVPDRVYLHVDKDKRCLSLMKNIHRLLSELRLDLLVKSYRFTLYCLMYLELSIVYIVYVVYIVPMALDYGFEPLDATYLLSVMGFGSLGGRAISGFLIRPNVSAEAVFGFSQLLSTIGVLCTQAEGGGGLVASACFMGIGTGMCSAVSYVLLRKIVGLHNFASAIGISDLFGGIGDLAGPIFAGWMYEELGSLVVVFYVLAGLQFTVTLQIFLMPLLKKLEAGIEDDDGQTHPVQE